A genomic region of Caenorhabditis elegans chromosome V contains the following coding sequences:
- the cln-3.3 gene encoding Battenin (Confirmed by transcript evidence) produces the protein MMDRVNWPTVRIAVAFFLIGLCNNYGYVIMLSAAEDILSEQHGKVKSNATDLCLPAITKRECKPPVAEVLLSDNLPSLIVKLTFPFFMDRFPFGFRVAIVCLLQATSYFVVAFSVSIPMSLAGVVFVSLGGGLGEITFLGLSAHYQRIAIAGWSSGTGMAGLLGSFSYAFLTEPHMANLTPKVALLIQLFIPVLFAFAYFILLKKPESVYSPTLDPKSWIVPKGYDDFIVSEHRVPQRELGPSDRLKLILPMLHLMIPLAIVYVGEYMINQGMTQQIVFDCAHGFNLSLHSQYRWYQVLYQFGVFVSRSSIRLVELPMWMLYLLPFLQLTNMLFFFFDALYWFVPQIAIIFALIIFEGLFGGSSYVNTFHKIHNKVEPDVREYCLSAASMGDSIGVNFAAGVSIPLHYWMCDQPARL, from the exons ATGATGGACCGGGTGAACTGGCCGACGGTACGGATAGCCGTCGCATTTTT tctgaTTGGCTTATGTAACAATTACGGGTATGTCATTATGCTCAGCGCTGCTGAAGATATTCTGAGTGAGCAACACGGTAAAGTAAAGTCAAACGCAACGGATTTATGTCTG CCGGCAATAACAAAACGAGAATGCAAGCCACCAGTGGCAGAAGTACTACTCTCGGACAATCTACCAAGTCTCATTGTCAAACTgactttcccatttttcatgGACAGATTTCCTTTTGG GTTCCGAGTGGCAATTGTTTGCCTACTGCAGGCCACCTCATACTTCGTCGTCGCGTTTTCCGTTTCCATTCCAATGTCGTTAGCAGGCGTGGTTTTTGTTAGTTTGGGTGGAGGATTGGGAGAGATCACATTCTTGGGATTGTCTGCACATTATCAAAG aatcgCAATTGCTGGATGGTCATCTGGAACTGGAATGGCTGGACTGCTGGGATCATTCTCCTACGCATTCTTAACAGAACCACATATGGCTAACTTGACACCAAAAGTTGCACTTTTGATTCAACTTTTCATCCCGGTACTTTTCGCTTTTGC ATACTTCATACTACTGAAAAAACCAGAGTCCGTGTATTCTCCTACTCTTGATCCAAAATCATGGATTGTTCCGAAAGGATATGATGATTTTATTGTCAGCGAACACAGAGTCCCACAGAGAGAACTCGGTCCTTCGGATAGATTAAAACTAATCCTT CCTATGCTTCATCTAATGATTCCTCTGGCAATCGTTTACGTAGGAGAATATATGATTAATCAAGGAATGACTCAACAAATTGTTTTCGATTGTGCTCATGGTTTCAATCTATCACTTCATAGTCAATATCGATGGTATCAAGTTTTATACCAGTTCGGAGTTTTTGTATCGAGATCTTCAATTAGACTAGTTGAGCTCCCAATGTGGATGCTTTATCTGTTACCCTTTCTTCAG TTAACAAATATGttattctttttcttcgaTGCATTATATTGGTTTGTACCTCAAATTGCCATAATCTTCGCGTTGATCATTTTCGAAGGATTGTTTGGAGGTTCTTCGTATGTCAACACATTCCATAAAATTCATAATAAG gTTGAACCCGATGTTCGAGAATACTGTCTTTCCGCTGCTTCAATGGGTGACAGTATCGGAGTAAACTTCGCAGCAGGAGTATCAATCCCACTTCATTACTGGATGTGCGATCAACCTGCTCGTCTataa
- the ZC190.7 gene encoding uncharacterized protein (Confirmed by transcript evidence) has protein sequence MPIYHSHYAPYRRPVVVARPYYYHRPVVVARPYYRPYYHYGWYHPSYSIGGNFPMYGVYIIIGAFIFIGVVVAIGFCIRACRYNRYNENAYNYNNDMYQGAYPAQYAGYQGAPPPYDYQQQAPVYGYQQAPPPAYDNQQMPPPAANNEQPDPAKNVEPIAPQEHSAPKKAAAPKSTAK, from the exons atgccaatttatcATTCTCATTATGCTCCTTACCGTCGTCCTGTGGTCGTTGCGAGACCTTATTACTATCATCGTCCAGTTGTCGTTGCAAGACCGTATTATCGTCCCTATTATCATTATGGTTGG TATCATCCCAGCTACAGCATTGGAGGAAATTTTCCCATG TATGGTGTCTACATAATCATTGGTGCCTTCATCTTCATCGGGGTCGTTGTTGCAATTGGTTTCTGCATAAGAGCTTGTCGTTACAATAGATACAACGAAAATGCCTACAACTACAACAATGACATGTATCAAGGTGCTTATCCAGCTCAATATGCTGGATATCAAGGAGCTCCACCACCATATGATTATCAACAACAGGCTCCAGTTTATGGTTACCAGCAGGCACCTCCTCCAGCCTACGACAATCAACAAATGCCGCCACCAGCTGCCAACAATGAGCAACCAGATCCGGCGAAAAACGTTGAACCAATTGCTCCACAGGAACATAGTGCACCCAAAAAGGCCGCAGCTCCAAAGTCAactgcaaaataa
- the ZC190.8 gene encoding uncharacterized protein (Confirmed by transcript evidence), which translates to MSEYFIIGVFLIFRTAFIFIITGFILGYCLHVKDPPSDKRLSPESSKRNSNDQKARSVRDPSVKQISAQGNSPPLPKTPPVELLKPPPFELQKEFKNSHRSVREKSGNKTHAKESSRHRYRQFPHLDNSHQTEFKKSHRSIREKSNRKSTDSSTELGSPTNSQYSTTTRKSSKKSTRSDRKMEKTQRNEKSEHTEEQTDKTEKTVKSTASRKG; encoded by the exons ATG AGCGAATATTTCATAATCGgcgtttttcttattttccgtactgctttcattttcataattaCGGGATTTATTCTTGGAT actgTTTGCATGTGAAAGATCCGCCATCAGACAAACGATTAAGTCCAGAATCTTCGAAGCGTAATTCTAATGATCAGAAAGCTAGATCAGTTCGTGATCCTTCAGTAAAACAAATCTCGGCTCAGGGAAACTCACCTCCACTTCCTAAAACACCTCCAGTAGAGTTATTGAAACCTCCGCCATTTGAACTtcaaaaagaatttaaaaacagtCATCGATCAGTTCGTGAGAAAAGTGGAAATAAAACCCATGCGAAAGAGAGTTCTCGACACCGTTACCGTCAGTTTCCACATTTGGACAACAGTCATCAGACAGAATTCAAGAAGTCTCACAGATCAATccgtgaaaaatcaaacagaaAATCAACTGATTCATCGACTGAGCTAGGATCTCCGACAAATTCTCAATACTCAACTACTACACGGAAAAGTTCGAAGAAATCTACAAGAAGTGataggaaaatggaaaagactCAGAGGAACGAGAAGTCAGAACATACAGAAGAACAGACAGACAAGACTGAAAAAACTGTAAAGTCGACAGCTTCAAGAAAAGGATAA
- the ZC190.10 gene encoding Transposase (Confirmed by transcript evidence), protein MPCLDAPAQFRETVRLTATEQKINGILESCSAAGHQTPPEKLLEVDFDRS, encoded by the exons ATGCCGTGCCTGGATGCTCCTGCTCAATTCCGCGAAACAGTTCGCCTTACTGCAAcagagcaaaaaatcaatggaatTCTTGAG TCTTGCTCGGCCGCTGGTCATCAAACACCTCCCGAAAAACTCCTCGAAGTTGATTTCGATCGAAGTTGA
- the ZC190.10 gene encoding Saposin B-type domain-containing protein (Partially confirmed by transcript evidence) gives MPCLDAPAQFRETVRLTATEQKINGILEKCDTHLCEFLLTAKCPKTAYPKLI, from the exons ATGCCGTGCCTGGATGCTCCTGCTCAATTCCGCGAAACAGTTCGCCTTACTGCAAcagagcaaaaaatcaatggaatTCTTGAG AAATGCGACACGCATCTTTGCGAATTTTTACTAACCGCGAAATGTCCAAAAACGGCGTATCCGAAGCTCATCTAA
- the ZC178.2 gene encoding Tandem-repeating region of mucin epiglycanin-like domain-containing protein (Partially confirmed by transcript evidence) — MFRVRLSYVFFIFLVFFTLKTNGCRPPLPCKDGICITSTEVSSTTTSKPPLYFTETSEGTSTMTVPNDSTTEGPSSTVTNSASSETPCNSETQTSDGTSPMTVSSDSTTAGPSSTATNSASSETPCNSETQTSDGTSTMTVPNDSTTAGPSSTVTNSASSETPCNSETQTSDGTSTMTVPNDSTTAGPSSTVTNSESSETPCNSETQTSDGTSTMTVPNDSTTAGPSSTATNSASSETPCNSETQTSDGTSTMTVPNDSTTAGPSSTATNSASSETPCNSETQTSDGTSTMTVPNDSTTAGPSSTATNSASSETPCNSETQTSDGTSTMTVPNDSTTAGPSSTATNSASSETPCNSETQTSDGTSTMTVPNDSTTAGPSSTATNSASSETPCNSETQTSDGTSTMTVPNDSTTAGPSSTATNSASSETPCNSETQTSDGTSTMTVPNDSTTAGPSSTATNSASSETPCNSETQTSDGTSTMTVPNDSTTAGPSSTVTNSASSETPCNSETQTSDGTSTMTVSSDSTTPGPSSTATNSASSETPCNSETQTSDGTFTMTVSSDSTTAGPSSTVTNSASSETPCNSETQTSDGTSTMTVSSDSTTPGPSSTATNSASSETPCNSETQTSDGTSTMTVPNDSTTAGPSSTATNSASSETPCNSETQTSDGTSTMTVPNDSTTAGPSSTVTNSASSETPCNSETQTSDGTSTMTVSSDSTTAGPSSTATNSASSETPCNSETQTSDGTSTMTVSSDSTTAGPSSTATNSASSETPCNSETQTSDGTSTMTVSSDSTTAGPSSTATNSASSETPCNSETQTSDGTFTMTVPNDSTTAGPSSTVTNSASSETPCNSETQTSDGTSTMTVSNDSTTAGPSSTATNSASSETPCNSETQTSDGTFTMTVPNDSTTAGPSSTATNSASSETPCNSETQTSDGTSTMTVPNDSTTAGPSSTATNSASSETPCNSETQTSDGTSTMTVPNDSTTAGPSSTATNSASSETPCNSETQTSDGTSTMTVPNDSTTAGPSSTATNSASSETPCNSETQTSDGTSTMTVPNDSTTAGPSSTATNSASSETPCNSETQTSDGTSTMTVPNDSTTAGPSSTVTNSASSETPCNSETQTSDGTSTMTVSSDSTTPGPSSTATNSASCETHSSTVTNSASSETPCNSETQTSDGTFTMTVSSDSTTAGPSSTATNSASSETPCNSETQTSDGTSTMTVPNDSTTAGPSSTVTNSASSETPCNSETQTSDGTFTMTVSSDSTTAGPSSTVTNSASSETPCNSETQTSDGTFTMTVSSDSTTAGPSSTVTNSASSETPCNSETQTSDGTSTMTVPNDSTTAGPSSTVTNSASSETPCNSETQTSDGTSTMTVSSDSTTAGPSSTVTNSASSETPCNSETQTSDGTSTMTVSSDSTTAGQSSTATNSASSETPCNSETQTSDGTSTMTVSSDSTTAGPSSTVTNSASSETPCNSETQTSDGTSTMTVSSDSTTAGQSSTATNSASSETPCNSETQTSDKTSTMTFPSESTTAVSTSSAANNTTKHSGGCHIPTRHHSTTTRVPNPVTTPIVSTTGITSSTESSSSSNTPIVYSTDITSSTESSSSSTTPIVSSTDITSSTESSSSSNTPIVYSTDITSSTESSSSSTTPIVSSTDITSSTEFSSSSTTPIVSSTDITSSTEFSSSSTTPIVSSTDITSSTESSSSSTTPIVSSTDITSSTESSSSSTTPIMSSTDITSSTESSSSSTTPIMSSTDITSSTESSFSRTTPIVSSTDITSSTESSFSSTTPIVSSTDITSSTEFSSSSTTPIVSSTDITSSTESSFSRTTPIVSSTDITSSTESSFSRTTPIVSSTDITSSTESSSSSTTPIVSSTDLTSSTESSSSSTTPIMSSTDITSSTESSFSRTTPIVSSTDITSSTESSFSRTTPIVSSTDITSSTEFSSSSATPIVSSTDITSSTEFSFSRTTPIVSSTDITSSTESSSSSNTPIVSSTEITSSTEFSSSSTTPIVSSTDITSSTESSSSSTTPIVSSTDITSSTEFSSSSTTPIVSSTDITSSTESSSSSTTPIVSSTDITSSTEFEFSSSSTTPIVSSTDITSSTEFSFSRTTPIVSSTDITSSTESSSSSTTPIVSSTEITSSTEFSSSSTTPIVSSTDITSSTEFSSSSTTPIVSSTDITSSTEFSSSRTTPIVSSTDITSSTESSSSSTTPIVSSTEITSSTEFSSSRTTPIVSSTDITSSTESSSSSTTPIVSSTDITSSTEFSSSSTTPIVSSTDITSSTEFSSSRTTPIVSSTDITSSTESSSSSTTPIVSSTEITSSTEFSSSRTTPIVSSTDITSSTEFSSSSTTPIVSSTDITSSTEFSSSRTTPIVSSTDITSSTESSSSSTTPIVSSTEITSSTEFSSSRTTPIVSSTDITSSTESSSSSTTPIVSSTDITSSTEFSSSSTTPIVSSTDITSSTEFSSSSTTPIVSSTDITSSTESSSSSTTPIVSSTDITSSTEFSSSSTTPIVSSTDITSSTESSSSSTTPIVSSTDITSSTESSSSSTTPIVSSTDITSSTEFSSSSATPIVSSTDITSSTESSSSSTTPIVSTTDITSSTEFSSSSTTPIVSSTDITSSTEFSSSSTTPIVSSTDITN, encoded by the exons AAACGTCAGAAGGTACATCCACTATGACAGTTCCAAACGATTCAACTACAGAAGGCCCATCGTCTACAGTCACAAATTCTGCAAGTAGTGAGACTCcatgtaattctgaaacacaAACGTCTGATGGAACATCCCCTATGACAGTTTCAAGCGATTCAACTACAGCAGGCCCATCGTCTACAGCCACAAATTCTGCAAGTAGTGAGACTCcatgtaattctgaaacacaAACGTCTGATGGAACATCCACTATGACAGTTCCAAACGATTCAACTACAGCAGGCCCATCGTCTACAGTCACAAATTCTGCAAGTAGTGAGACTCcatgtaattctgaaacacaAACGTCTGATGGAACATCCACTATGACAGTTCCAAACGATTCAACTACAGCAGGCCCATCGTCTACAGtcacaaattctgaaagtagTGAGACTCcatgtaattctgaaacacaAACGTCTGATGGAACATCCACTATGACAGTTCCAAACGATTCAACTACAGCAGGCCCATCGTCTACAGCCACAAATTCTGCAAGTAGTGAGACTCcatgtaattctgaaacacaAACGTCTGATGGAACATCCACTATGACAGTTCCAAACGATTCAACTACAGCAGGCCCATCGTCTACAGCCACAAATTCTGCAAGTAGTGAGACTCcatgtaattctgaaacacaGACGTCTGATGGAACATCCACTATGACAGTTCCAAACGATTCAACTACAGCAGGCCCATCGTCTACAGCCACAAATTCTGCAAGTAGTGAGACTCcatgtaattctgaaacacaGACGTCTGATGGAACATCCACTATGACAGTTCCAAACGATTCAACTACAGCAGGCCCATCGTCTACAGCCACAAATTCTGCAAGTAGTGAGACTCcatgtaattctgaaacacaGACGTCTGATGGAACATCCACTATGACAGTTCCAAACGATTCAACTACAGCAGGCCCATCGTCTACAGCCACAAATTCTGCAAGTAGTGAGACTCcatgtaattctgaaacacaAACGTCTGATGGAACATCCACTATGACAGTTCCAAACGATTCAACTACAGCAGGCCCATCGTCTACAGCCACAAATTCTGCAAGTAGTGAGACTCcatgtaattctgaaacacaAACGTCTGATGGAACATCCACTATGACAGTTCCAAACGATTCAACTACAGCAGGCCCATCGTCTACAGCCACAAATTCTGCAAGTAGTGAGACTCcatgtaattctgaaacacaGACGTCTGATGGAACATCCACTATGACAGTTCCAAACGATTCAACTACAGCAGGCCCATCGTCTACAGTCACAAATTCTGCAAGTAGTGAGACTCcatgtaattctgaaacacaAACGTCTGATGGAACATCCACTATGACAGTTTCAAGCGATTCAACTACACCAGGCCCATCGTCTACAGCCACAAATTCTGCAAGTAGTGAGACTCcatgtaattctgaaacacaAACGTCTGATGGAACATTCACTATGACAGTTTCAAGCGATTCAACTACAGCAGGCCCATCGTCTACAGTCACAAATTCTGCAAGTAGTGAGACTCcatgtaattctgaaacacaAACGTCTGATGGAACATCCACTATGACAGTTTCAAGCGATTCAACTACACCAGGCCCATCGTCTACAGCCACAAATTCTGCAAGTAGTGAGACTCcatgtaattctgaaacacaGACGTCTGATGGAACATCCACTATGACAGTTCCAAACGATTCAACTACAGCAGGCCCATCGTCTACAGCCACAAATTCTGCAAGTAGTGAGACTCcatgtaattctgaaacacaGACGTCTGATGGAACATCCACTATGACAGTTCCAAACGATTCAACTACAGCAGGCCCATCGTCTACAGTCACAAATTCTGCAAGTAGTGAGACTCcatgtaattctgaaacacaAACGTCTGATGGAACATCCACTATGACAGTTTCAAGCGATTCAACTACAGCAGGCCCATCGTCTACAGCCACAAATTCTGCAAGTAGTGAGACTCcatgtaattctgaaacacaAACGTCTGATGGAACATCCACTATGACAGTTTCAAGCGATTCAACTACAGCAGGCCCATCGTCTACAGCCACAAATTCTGCAAGTAGTGAGACTCcatgtaattctgaaacacaAACGTCTGATGGAACATCCACTATGACAGTTTCAAGCGATTCAACTACAGCAGGCCCATCGTCTACAGCCACAAATTCTGCAAGTAGTGAGACTCcatgtaattctgaaacacaGACGTCTGATGGAACATTCACTATGACAGTTCCAAACGATTCAACTACAGCAGGCCCATCGTCTACAGTCACAAATTCTGCAAGTAGTGAGACTCcatgtaattctgaaacacaAACGTCTGATGGAACATCCACTATGACAGTTTCAAACGATTCAACTACAGCAGGCCCATCGTCTACAGCCACAAATTCTGCAAGTAGTGAGACTCcatgtaattctgaaacacaGACGTCTGATGGAACATTCACTATGACAGTTCCAAACGATTCAACTACAGCAGGCCCATCGTCTACAGCCACAAATTCTGCAAGTAGTGAGACTCcatgtaattctgaaacacaAACGTCTGATGGAACATCCACTATGACAGTTCCAAACGATTCAACTACAGCAGGCCCATCGTCTACAGCCACAAATTCTGCAAGTAGTGAGACTCcatgtaattctgaaacacaGACGTCTGATGGAACATCCACTATGACAGTTCCAAACGATTCAACTACAGCAGGCCCATCGTCTACAGCCACAAATTCTGCAAGTAGTGAGACTCcatgtaattctgaaacacaGACGTCTGATGGAACATCCACTATGACAGTTCCAAACGATTCAACTACAGCAGGCCCATCGTCTACAGCCACAAATTCTGCAAGTAGTGAGACTCcatgtaattctgaaacacaAACGTCTGATGGAACATCCACTATGACAGTTCCAAACGATTCAACTACAGCAGGCCCATCGTCTACAGCCACAAATTCTGCAAGTAGTGAGACTCcatgtaattctgaaacacaGACGTCTGATGGAACATCCACTATGACAGTTCCAAACGATTCAACTACAGCAGGCCCATCGTCTACAGTCACAAATTCTGCAAGTAGTGAGACTCcatgtaattctgaaacacaAACGTCTGATGGAACATCCACTATGACAGTTTCAAGCGATTCAACTACACCAGGCCCATCGTCTACAGCCACAAATTCTGCAAGTTGTGAGACT CATTCGTCTACAGTCACAAATTCTGCAAGTAGTGAGACTCcatgtaattctgaaacacaAACGTCTGATGGAACATTCACTATGACAGTTTCAAGCGATTCAACTACAGCAGGCCCATCGTCTACAGCCACAAATTCTGCAAGTAGTGAGACTCcatgtaattctgaaacacaAACGTCTGATGGAACATCCACTATGACAGTTCCAAACGATTCAACTACAGCAGGCCCATCGTCTACAGTCACAAATTCTGCAAGTAGTGAGACTCcatgtaattctgaaacacaAACGTCTGATGGAACATTCACTATGACAGTTTCAAGCGATTCAACTACAGCAGGCCCATCGTCTACAGTCACAAATTCTGCAAGTAGTGAGACTCcatgtaattctgaaacacaAACGTCTGATGGAACATTCACTATGACAGTTTCAAGCGATTCAACTACAGCAGGCCCATCGTCTACAGTCACAAATTCTGCAAGTAGTGAGACTCcatgtaattctgaaacacaGACGTCTGATGGAACATCCACTATGACAGTTCCAAACGATTCAACTACAGCAGGCCCATCGTCTACAGTCACAAATTCTGCAAGTAGTGAGACTCcatgtaattctgaaacacaGACGTCTGATGGAACATCCACTATGACAGTTTCAAGCGATTCAACTACAGCAGGCCCATCGTCTACAGTCACAAATTCTGCAAGTAGTGAGACTCcatgtaattctgaaacacaAACGTCTGATGGAACATCCACTATGACAGTTTCAAGCGATTCAACTACAGCAGGTCAATCGTCTACAGCCACAAATTCTGCAAGTAGTGAGACTCcatgtaattctgaaacacaGACGTCTGATGGAACATCCACTATGACAGTTTCAAGCGATTCAACTACAGCAGGCCCATCGTCTACAGTCACAAATTCTGCAAGTAGTGAGACTCcatgtaattctgaaacacaAACGTCTGATGGAACATCCACTATGACAGTTTCAAGCGATTCAACTACAGCAGGTCAATCGTCTACAGCCACAAATTCTGCAAGTAGTGAGACTCcatgtaattctgaaacacaAACGTCTGATAAAACATCCACGATGACATTTCCAAGCGAATCCACTACAGCAGTTTCAACGTCTTCAGCTGCAAACAATACAA CCAAACATTCGGGAGGCTGCCACATTCCAACACGACATCACTCTACAACCACAAGAG ttcccaATCCAGTCACCACTCCAATTGTATCGACAACTGGCATAACGAGCTCAACTGAATCCAGCTCCTCAAGCAACACTCCAATTGTGTATTCAACCGACATAACGAGCTCAACTGAATCCAGCTCCTCAAGCACCACTCCAATTGTGTCTTCAACCGACATAACGAGCTCAACTGAATCCAGCTCCTCAAGCAACACTCCAATTGTGTATTCAACCGACATAACGAGCTCAACTGAATCCAGCTCCTCAAGCACCACTCCAATTGTGTCTTCAACCGACATAACGAGctcaactgaattcagctcCTCAAGCACCACCCCAATTGTGTCTTCAACCGACATAACGAGctcaactgaattcagctcCTCAAGCACCACTCCAATTGTGTCTTCAACCGACATAACGAGCTCAACTGAATCCAGCTCCTCAAGCACCACTCCAATTGTGTCTTCAACCGACATAACGAGCTCAACTGAATCCAGCTCTTCAAGCACCACTCCAATTATGTCTTCAACCGACATAACGAGCTCAACTGAATCCAGCTCTTCAAGCACCACTCCAATTATGTCTTCAACCGACATAACGAGCTCAACTGAATCCAGCTTCTCACGCACCACTCCAATTGTGTCTTCAACCGACATAACGAGCTCAACTGAATCCAGCTTCTCAAGCACCACCCCAATTGTGTCTTCAACCGACATAACGAGctcaactgaattcagctcCTCAAGCACCACTCCAATTGTGTCTTCAACCGACATAACGAGCTCAACTGAATCCAGCTTCTCACGCACCACTCCAATTGTGTCTTCAACCGACATAACGAGCTCAACTGAATCCAGCTTCTCACGCACCACTCCAATTGTGTCTTCAACCGACATAACGAGCTCAACTGAATCCAGCTCCTCAAGCACCACTCCAATTGTGTCTTCAACCGACCTAACGAGCTCAACTGAATCCAGCTCTTCAAGCACCACTCCAATTATGTCTTCAACCGACATAACGAGCTCAACTGAATCCAGCTTCTCACGCACCACTCCAATTGTGTCTTCAACCGACATAACGAGCTCAACTGAATCCAGCTTCTCACGCACCACTCCAATTGTGTCTTCAACCGACATAACGAGctcaactgaattcagctcCTCAAGCGCCACTCCAATTGTGTCTTCAACCGACATAACGAGctcaactgaattcagctTCTCACGCACCACTCCAATTGTGTCTTCAACCGACATAACGAGCTCAACTGAATCCAGCTCCTCAAGCAACACTCCAATTGTGTCTTCAACCGAAATAACGAGctcaactgaattcagctcTTCAAGCACCACTCCAATTGTGTCGTCAACCGACATAACGAGCTCAACTGAATCCAGCTCCTCAAGCACCACTCCAATTGTGTCTTCAACCGACATAACGAGctcaactgaattcagctcTTCAAGCACCACTCCAATTGTGTCGTCAACCGACATAACGAGCTCAACTGAATCCAGCTCCTCAAGCACCACTCCAATTGTGTCGTCAACCGACATAACGAGCTCAactgaattcgaattcagctcctcaagcaccactccaattgtgtcgtcaaccgacataacgagctcaactgaattcagctTCTCACGCACCACTCCAATTGTGTCTTCAACCGACATAACGAGCTCAACTGAATCCAGCTCCTCAAGCACCACTCCAATTGTGTCTTCAACCGAAATAACGAGctcaactgaattcagctcttcaagcaccactccaattgtgtcgtcaaccgacataacgagctcaactgaattcagctcctcaagcaccactccaattgtgtcttcaaccgacataacgagctcaactgaattcagctcCTCACGCACCACTCCAATTGTGTCTTCAACCGACATAACGAGCTCAACTGAATCCAGCTCCTCAAGCACCACTCCAATTGTGTCTTCAACCGAAATAACGAGctcaactgaattcagctcCTCACGCACCACTCCAATTGTGTCTTCAACCGACATAACGAGCTCAACTGAATCCAGCTCCTCAAGCACCACTCCAATTGTGTCTTCAACCGACATAACGAGctcaactgaattcagctcttcaagcaccactccaattgtgtcttcaaccgacataacgagctcaactgaattcagctcCTCACGCACCACTCCAATTGTGTCTTCAACCGACATAACGAGCTCAACTGAATCCAGCTCCTCAAGCACCACTCCAATTGTGTCTTCAACCGAAATAACGAGctcaactgaattcagctcCTCACGCACCACTCCAATTGTGTCTTCAACCGACATAACGAGctcaactgaattcagctcctcaagcaccactccaattgtgtcttcaaccgacataacgagctcaactgaattcagctcCTCACGCACCACTCCAATTGTGTCTTCAACCGACATAACGAGCTCAACTGAATCCAGCTCCTCAAGCACCACTCCAATTGTGTCTTCAACCGAAATAACGAGctcaactgaattcagctcCTCACGCACCACTCCAATTGTGTCTTCAACCGACATAACGAGCTCAACTGAATCCAGCTCCTCAAGCACCACTCCAATTGTGTCTTCAACCGACATAACGAGctcaactgaattcagctcttcaagcaccactccaattgtgtcgtcaaccgacataacgagctcaactgaattcagctcTTCAAGCACCACTCCAATTGTGTCTTCAACCGACATAACGAGCTCAACTGAATCCAGCTCTTCAAGCACCACTCCAATTGTGTCTTCAACCGACATAACGAGctcaactgaattcagctcTTCAAGCACCACTCCAATTGTGTCTTCAACCGACATAACGAGCTCAACTGAATCCAGCTCCTCAAGCACCACTCCAATTGTGTCTTCAACCGACATAACGAGCTCAACTGAATCCAGCTCCTCAAGCACCACTCCAATTGTGTCTTCAACCGACATAACGAGctcaactgaattcagctcCTCAAGCGCCACTCCAATTGTGTCTTCAACCGACATAACGAGCTCAACTGAATCCAGCTCCTCAAGCACCACTCCAATTGTGTCGACAACCGACATTACAAGctcaactgaattcagctcctcaagcaccactccaattgtgtcgtcaaccgacataacgagctcaactgaattcagctcTTCAAGCACCACTCCAATTGTGTCTTCAACCGACATAACGAACTAA